The Thalassotalea sp. HSM 43 genome window below encodes:
- the ccoG gene encoding cytochrome c oxidase accessory protein CcoG codes for MSRGTQPNQIIFQTANIDDKIYIKEQTGKFQKIRRYLASILTIIFIGLPFVPYQGQQAILFDVGAQKLHLFSWILYPHDLLIFVYLFIIAAFALFYISNRYGRIWCGYLCPQTIWSLLFFWLQFRVEGNAQAQKRLDKLPFGASKVIRKGIKHGLWLLVSLFTATTFMSYFLPATQLYSELFTGQLAALYWGWILTFMACTYINAGWIKEKMCEHMCPYSRFQSAMVNEATKQITYDNSRGEPRGPRKLSKPNAQVQIHDAAHEKLHKLSQNKQRTNSLGDCVDCNLCVQVCPVGIDIRQGFQYECISCGLCIDACDQVMSRFNYAKGLIRYHGKVKGKRSHSLAYIGLIGIFSVLFIIWMANRPMFELNIIKDRNVLYRVVDDQRIENTFELKLINKTQLKETFTLSLKGVQGFELVSDKPIEIDADSRTSVLVNVLSPIDHKAKFVPFEFVLRSDNHAISSKSVFHGK; via the coding sequence ATGAGTCGAGGCACCCAACCTAACCAGATCATTTTCCAAACCGCCAATATTGATGACAAAATATATATCAAGGAACAAACCGGTAAGTTTCAAAAAATAAGACGTTATTTGGCAAGCATATTAACCATCATCTTTATCGGCCTACCGTTTGTGCCATACCAAGGTCAACAAGCGATTCTATTTGATGTTGGTGCGCAAAAGTTGCACTTGTTTTCCTGGATTTTGTACCCTCACGATCTGCTGATTTTCGTTTATCTGTTTATCATTGCTGCATTCGCGTTGTTTTATATTTCCAACCGATACGGGCGCATTTGGTGTGGTTATTTATGTCCGCAAACAATTTGGAGCCTGTTGTTCTTTTGGTTGCAGTTTCGAGTCGAAGGTAATGCTCAAGCGCAAAAACGCCTTGATAAGTTGCCGTTTGGTGCCTCTAAAGTGATCCGCAAAGGCATCAAACATGGCCTTTGGTTGCTTGTCTCCTTGTTTACCGCAACCACATTTATGTCTTACTTTTTGCCCGCCACACAGCTTTACAGTGAGTTATTCACTGGTCAATTAGCCGCTTTATATTGGGGTTGGATCCTGACCTTTATGGCCTGTACCTATATTAATGCTGGCTGGATCAAAGAGAAGATGTGCGAACATATGTGCCCTTATTCTCGTTTTCAATCTGCCATGGTCAATGAAGCGACCAAACAAATAACCTACGACAACAGCCGAGGTGAACCAAGAGGCCCCCGTAAACTATCTAAACCTAACGCTCAGGTTCAAATTCATGATGCAGCGCACGAAAAATTACACAAGCTATCTCAAAATAAGCAACGCACTAATTCCCTTGGTGATTGCGTTGATTGTAATTTGTGCGTGCAAGTTTGCCCGGTCGGTATCGATATAAGACAAGGTTTTCAGTACGAATGCATAAGTTGCGGTTTGTGTATTGATGCTTGTGACCAAGTCATGAGTCGCTTTAACTATGCCAAAGGCTTGATTCGCTATCATGGCAAAGTTAAAGGCAAACGTTCTCACTCTCTGGCCTATATCGGTTTGATTGGCATCTTCTCGGTACTCTTTATCATCTGGATGGCAAACCGACCTATGTTTGAGTTAAACATCATCAAAGATCGTAATGTCTTATACCGTGTGGTTGATGATCAACGAATCGAAAATACCTTTGAGCTAAAACTGATCAATAAAACCCAACTCAAAGAAACCTTCACGCTATCACTTAAAGGTGTGCAAGGCTTTGAGCTTGTCAGTGATAAACCGATAGAAATTGATGCCGACTCAAGGACATCGGTGTTGGTCAATGTGTTGTCACCCATCGATCATAAGGCAAAGTTTGTACCGTTTGAGTTTGTCTTACGCTCTGATAATCACGCCATTAGCAGTAAATCTGTTTTTCATGGGAAATAG
- a CDS encoding Na/Pi cotransporter family protein — MLGMIIMTNALQQLAGSALRTALIRFTKSPTSGAITGAISTAVLQSSSATTVAAVGFVGAGIISFSESLGIIFGANIGTTITGWMVALLGFKLKLGTVLLPVIFIGALMKLFGKGRLASAGLVLAGFGLIFVGIGQMQFGMAELEQYITPQQFPDDDLLGRLQLVAIGIAITLVTQSSSAGVATAITALYAGAINFNQAAALVIGMDVGTTITALMVTVGGSLGARRTGYSHVVYNLFTAIGALILLTPFTQAYQYFFPGQLQANGEIALVAFHTVFNCLGVFIVLPFTKQFALMMMTLVGGKAPRYTDTLDKSLVRHPDVALTATNAALLPQLVDLLDYIKYLFNPADKDAKVEFSQLEMALDQTHEYLDLIHLNKQDKQNWPTLVSLIHLLDHMQRLHERCLDKDIVSINSSKDKTLISVAAEITYTIDLVIDAIELKNFTQANVLLLACKEHNVGVLEQYRDNVMNQIAKGEKDVPQGSTTLESVRDLSRLLNNLQRVSYYLLQIHATKLPEIKAKS; from the coding sequence TTGCTTGGCATGATCATTATGACCAATGCCTTGCAGCAACTTGCCGGCAGTGCTTTGCGAACTGCGTTAATTCGTTTTACCAAAAGCCCAACAAGTGGTGCTATTACCGGCGCTATAAGCACCGCTGTGCTGCAATCGTCTAGTGCGACGACCGTTGCCGCGGTGGGGTTTGTTGGTGCTGGTATCATTAGTTTTTCTGAAAGTTTAGGTATTATCTTTGGTGCCAATATTGGTACCACAATTACTGGCTGGATGGTGGCTTTGCTTGGCTTCAAGCTTAAACTTGGAACCGTGCTGTTACCGGTGATTTTTATCGGTGCGTTGATGAAACTGTTTGGTAAAGGCCGCTTGGCCAGCGCCGGTTTGGTATTAGCCGGGTTTGGTTTGATCTTTGTTGGCATTGGGCAAATGCAGTTTGGTATGGCCGAGCTTGAGCAATATATTACGCCACAACAATTTCCTGATGATGATCTGCTCGGCCGATTACAGCTTGTTGCCATAGGTATTGCTATTACACTCGTCACCCAGTCATCGAGTGCCGGCGTTGCAACGGCAATCACCGCTTTGTATGCCGGAGCAATCAATTTTAACCAAGCCGCAGCTTTGGTTATTGGCATGGACGTTGGTACAACAATAACCGCCTTAATGGTCACCGTTGGCGGCTCGTTAGGCGCACGGCGCACGGGATATTCCCACGTCGTATATAACTTGTTTACCGCCATTGGTGCGTTGATCTTACTGACGCCATTTACTCAAGCCTATCAGTATTTTTTTCCCGGCCAATTACAAGCAAATGGTGAAATAGCATTAGTGGCATTTCATACTGTGTTTAACTGCCTTGGTGTGTTCATTGTATTGCCGTTCACTAAGCAATTTGCCTTAATGATGATGACTTTGGTGGGGGGCAAAGCACCTAGATATACCGACACTTTAGATAAATCCTTGGTGCGCCATCCAGATGTTGCATTGACCGCCACCAACGCCGCTTTGTTACCGCAATTGGTGGATTTACTTGATTATATAAAATACCTCTTTAACCCGGCAGACAAAGACGCAAAAGTTGAATTTAGTCAGTTAGAAATGGCGCTAGATCAAACCCACGAGTATTTGGATCTGATCCACCTTAATAAACAAGACAAGCAAAATTGGCCGACACTGGTATCGCTTATTCACTTGCTTGATCACATGCAAAGGTTGCACGAGCGTTGTCTCGACAAAGATATCGTCAGCATCAATAGCAGCAAAGATAAAACCTTGATCAGCGTCGCCGCAGAAATTACCTACACCATTGATTTGGTGATTGATGCCATTGAGCTTAAAAACTTTACACAGGCCAATGTGTTGTTGCTGGCATGCAAAGAACATAATGTCGGCGTACTCGAGCAGTACCGTGATAACGTTATGAACCAAATTGCCAAAGGGGAAAAGGATGTGCCCCAGGGAAGCACGACATTAGAGTCGGTTAGAGACTTATCGAGGCTGCTCAATAATTTGCAAAGAGTGAGCTATTATTTGTTGCAAATACACGCGACCAAGCTGCCTGAAATAAAAGCCAAATCATAA
- a CDS encoding low molecular weight protein-tyrosine-phosphatase has translation MNHNEVSSVLFVCMGNICRSPSAEAVFRQKARAYGFDIEIESAGTIANHVGEQPDPRSQKAGQARGYDFTGIRARKVVVDDFQQFSLILAMDNDNLRGLMKLAPEEHQHKVKLFLDYADNYEHREVPDPYYGGSRGFELVLDLIEDASDGLLNKIMR, from the coding sequence ATGAATCACAATGAAGTAAGTTCGGTATTGTTTGTCTGTATGGGCAATATATGTCGTTCACCCTCTGCAGAAGCTGTTTTTCGACAAAAAGCCCGTGCTTATGGCTTTGACATAGAGATTGAATCGGCAGGCACCATAGCCAATCATGTTGGCGAGCAGCCTGATCCTCGCTCACAAAAAGCCGGTCAAGCAAGGGGCTATGATTTTACCGGTATCCGAGCCCGCAAAGTCGTTGTTGATGACTTTCAACAATTCTCTCTGATTTTAGCCATGGATAACGATAACCTTCGTGGCTTGATGAAACTTGCTCCCGAAGAGCACCAACATAAAGTAAAACTGTTTCTCGATTATGCTGACAACTATGAGCATCGAGAAGTTCCAGACCCATATTACGGTGGCAGCCGTGGCTTTGAATTGGTGCTTGATCTTATCGAAGACGCCAGCGATGGCTTACTCAATAAGATAATGCGATAA